The DNA segment TGGAAGTAATGCAACAATGCAATATGATAATAAATGGCATTGTAAATTTTAAGTTGCATGTCTAGTGATGTGATGAAGATTTGTCTTATGAAGTGAACACGTTAGATCCCCAAGGCCTTGGTCTAATGGTAAGAGTACAACATGCGATGTATGAGTTAGGCACATGTCCCGGTTCGAAAGCCGCTACAGACAAAAGCCTGCAATTTACTTGGAGAAGTTAGAGGGCCCATCGAGTTTTGAACCATTCGACACTGGCCCTCAAAAATTACTCAGTTATCAAAAGAAAAGGCGGATACATCAGAAGCATTTATATGGTGTTTGGTGGGTTCTGAGGATCACAAATCAAGTCGTGCGCATTCAAGTTTACTGATGTATTTTTTTAAGTATACACTTAGATTTAAATTGAAGAAATGTTGGCTACACACCTTTGCGATTCGACCACTTAATTTGGGCTTAAACAAATTTAGCAGGGTGTTGCAGTTTCCCTTGCATCAGCAAGGTAATGTGGTCTAACCCGAGGTGTAAGCAAAGACCTAGGTATAGCTCCTTCGTTCGAACAATCGAACCTCTTCATCCACCCAGGTGATCCATTTTTTTTAATTACATTAAATAGCAGATGTACACACTTCTTTAATTTCCAGGATTTGATGAacttcaaataaaagaaaaaagttttACGCGACCTCGTACCAAACTCAACCTTGTGCAAAACAATTGAACTTCACTAATCACCATGTTTCAAAGAGGATAAGAGCAAGATAGCTTTAGATGAAGTGGTTGACTCTGCAGGAGTCTATTAAATACTATACACAGGGATAAAGTTCATTCAACATATCTTGCCCAGTAGTTTCCATGCATGATAAGCTAAGCTGCAGAAAATCATGatgtacaaaagaaaaatagatgACAGCTAAGAATCTCTCACCAGGAAGCCTTCCCTCTTCTGGGCATTCCTCGGGCGCAGAAACGTCTACTCTCCCATATTTCATGGGAAGTTTTGGTCCTCCAGCCTCCTATAAGTTTGAAAAGTAGAAAAATCAAGTGATTGAATTTTAACTTTCAAGcaaacattaaaaaaaaaaaaaaaagaaccagAAGTAATTAATGACCTCAATGGCAGTTGCACTGGCCAACTGAAACAAGTCAGCATATGTCACATTAGCATACTTGTCTTTGATTGGCTGGAGAAGTTTCAGTGCATTTACAAGTCCTGAAATTGCAGGCTTAATTGTCAGCTGAAAAATTAGAAAGTGGGCCAAAAAAAGGTAACAAAATGAAGAATGTTACCAGCATTTGCTCCATGTTTTAGTTCAACTTCAAATCTTAAGCTTCCATTAGCTCCACCTCGTTGTGGCCACTCCTCTATATTCTTGTTATAAGTTCCAGCATCATGCCAGCCCAATCGAACCTGGAACCATTTTTAAGCGTTAAAAATATTTCAGCTAAAGttcatttcctttttagtctgtcgAAAAAGAATTGACACGTTTTTATAACTTCTCATTTTATATACCTCCTCTGTTCCACTTTGTTTGAAATTATTTCTTTATTTGTCCATTGCAAAGAGAATGAcacattttctatattttttcaatgagaagtttttatagccTCGCATATGCTTTGACATTTTTAATCCTAAAAGTTTGAAAAGTTTTATAGCTACACAAATGTCATAATATATTTAAGGTCACAAGTTTCATAAGTGAAACAGAGGGCTTATTTAGATCACAAGTCTGTACCCAGTCAAACACCAGTAAGCAAAAAAGTGATAGTGACCATGTAAGTGTAAAATTACCAAAATAGGATGACAAAACGTGTTTTTCAACAGCTCTTTGATGTCCTCTCTCGCACTTTTCAACTGATCAGGATCAGACGCGGCGCATTTCGGCGAGACCAACGTGCTGAATCTTCCACTAGATGATGTTCCGACCAAGGATCGCTTCTACAATGAAGAAAAATAGCATTATAACGAAAATCCGAAAAAAAATACGAAAAAAGAAGAGCATCGAACTTCGAACCTGGTAGCGGAAGATGTGAGAAAGGAGAGGGGAGGATTGGAGGCATTTGagggaaggagaagaagaagagagggaaaGCCTGGTGGTggcggaggaggaggaggtggcgGCGATGGTGGCGGAGGGGAGGAAACGAGAGGCGGCGCCGGTGAGAGAAGAAGCCATAGAGGGTGAAGGGGAGGATGCTGAAATTAGAGTATTAGTTGCCATTGGGTGAGAGTCTCCTTATGTTTTGGATAGTGAATTCAGAGTGTGGCTTCTATTGGGCCAGCCTAACACCTCACTTATTAAAAAATTGAAATGACAAATCTATATTTGGTGTGCGTATTTCATTGTCCCATTAATTTGGATTTGCAAGAAAGTGATTCCTACTACtagtattttttctttttttagggtTATAGTTCGAAATATTTAATTAAGAATTGTGAATCTTATTCATCCTATCATATCCTTCCGTGATAATAACTAATTTTATTTGTGAATCTACCTCCATCCTAATTTATATCTCTTTTTAATTTTAATGGTGCTAAAATAATGCTCAAAGAAATATCATATATGAGTCATTATTACTTTTCATGTACTACATTAGTCTTtgaaaagacaaaagaaaatataacaacaacaacaacaaacttagTGTAATTCTATTAGTGGGGTTTggagagggtaatatgtacgcacaCGTTACTCCTACCTTGTAAAGGTAAAGAAGTTGTTTCCGATAAACCATCAGCTCAAGGAACAGTGAAAATAATGTAACAACAAGtagcaacaataatataataggAGCAAATGGCGCAACATGTAATAATAAGGAACCaggaataagaaaaaatacaaaaatattactagtACTACTGATAAGTCTAAGAGACTAACGACTACCTATCAACCCACCACCCTAATTCTCGACATCCACCCTTTCCTATCGAGAGTCATGTCATCGATAAGCTGGAGCAATGACATATCATGCCTAATCACCTCACCTaatacttctttggcctacctctatcCTTTCTTAGACCTGTTGTGGTCAACCTTTCACACCTCCTGACTGGGGCATCTATGTCTCTCCTCtacacgtgcccgaaccatctcagcctcgatTCCCGTAGTTTGTCCTCCACCGATGCCACACCCACCTTGTCCCAAATGCCTTCGTTCTTAATCTTGTATTTTCTGGTATGCCCATACAGTCATCTCAACATCCTTATTTAAGCTACATTTATCTTCTGAACATGGGACTTCTTGACGGTCCAACACTCCGCTCCATACATCATAGTCGGTCTAACCACCACTCTATAGAACTTGCTTGTAAATCTTGGTGGTACATTTTTATCACACAGAACCGCAGAAgcgagcctccatttcatccaccctgCTTCAATTCGATGAgtaacatcctcgtcaatctccccgctGCCTTGGATTACAGACCCAAGATATTTGAAATTATCCCTTTTGGGGATGACTTATGTATCAATCTTCACTTCCACTTCTGCTTCAGGCATCCATTCAATAAACTTAAACTCCAAATATTCTATTTTCGACCTActtaacttgaaacctttagactccagcgtctgtctccaaacctccgaCATAGCGTTACCCACTCCATGTCTCGTCAATCAgtactatgtcatcagcaaatatcATACACCATGGTACCTTCCCTTTTATGTGTAGCGTTAGCATATTCAACATCAGGGCAAACAAAAATAGGCTAAGAGTCGATCCTTGATGTAACCCCATCTTATAACGACCTGGCCGatcgttttgagagttagagccctgatcccctattaactgtctCCCCCGTATCTTTTTTATGCTATTATGACCTGCTGGGAGGTTTCATTTTGGTTTTTGGAAgtgtttgggacacttagtccctaaacggaggcttaagttttagaatttggatcgtGGTCGGAACGGTGTAAAGAAGACTCCGAAATGGAGTTTCGTTAATTCTGTTAActctattgggtgattttgggcttaggggcatgctcagattgtattttggaggtctgtagctcatttaggcttgaaatagcgaaagtcgaatttttagAGATTTGGACCGATAGTGAAATTTTAGTATCGGGGTCGGATCctgattttggaagttggagtaggtccatagtgttgaatattacttgtgtgcaaaattttaggtcattcggatgtggtttgataggtttcggcatcggttgtcgaatttggaagtttcaagttctttatgtttgatttggagggagattcgtgattttagcatcgtttgatgtgatttgagtgctcagataagtttgtatgatattttaggacttgttggtatatttgattgaggtcccgggggcctcgggtgagtttcgggtgttTGACGGATCAACAATTGAAGTTGTGTTGTTGTTGAAGTGATCAggtttctggtgttttcgcacctgcggtggggAGATCGCAGGTGTGTGATCGCATGTGCGGAGGGAGAAGcgcagaagcagaaaaatgaggagTGCTAGGGGTCGCAGGTGCGAGGTgcattccgcatctgcgatgcccgCAGATGCGGTAGAGAGACCCAGAAGCGgtgaaggaccgcagaagcgagcAGTTTTCCATAGGTGCGCACACGCAAGTGTAGCACCCTTTCCGCAGATGCTGACCCAGCTTTCATAAGTGACGTTCGCGCCTGCAATTGTTTCCCACAGGTGCGGTTGATGTCTCGCAAAAGTGACTTAGCTGggcagaaaagagagaaaatcgagggtttgaattCATTCTACATTTTTGGGacttgagagctcggattttggggattccttgagggattttcagaggaactTATAGG comes from the Nicotiana sylvestris chromosome 4, ASM39365v2, whole genome shotgun sequence genome and includes:
- the LOC104233186 gene encoding probable L-ascorbate peroxidase 6, chloroplastic/mitochondrial isoform X2, whose translation is MATNTLISASSPSPSMASSLTGAASRFLPSATIAATSSSSATTRLSLSSSSPSLKCLQSSPLLSHIFRYQKRSLVGTSSSGRFSTLVSPKCAASDPDQLKSAREDIKELLKNTFCHPILVRLGWHDAGTYNKNIEEWPQRGGANGSLRFEVELKHGANAGLVNALKLLQPIKDKYANVTYADLFQLASATAIEEAGGPKLPMKYGRVDVSAPEECPEEGRLPDAGPPSPASHLRDVFYRMGLNDKEIVALSGAHTLGRSRPERSGWGKPETKYTKDGPGNPGGQSWTVQWLKFDNSYFKDIKERRDEDLLVLPTDAALFEDSSFKEYAEKYAVNQDVFFKDYAEAHAKLSNLGAKFDPPEGFSIDNTPTQGQPEKFVAAKYSTGKD
- the LOC104233186 gene encoding probable L-ascorbate peroxidase 6, chloroplastic/mitochondrial isoform X1 — translated: MATNTLISASSPSPSMASSLTGAASRFLPSATIAATSSSSATTRLSLSSSSPSLKCLQSSPLLSHIFRYQKRSLVGTSSSGRFSTLVSPKCAASDPDQLKSAREDIKELLKNTFCHPILVRLGWHDAGTYNKNIEEWPQRGGANGSLRFEVELKHGANAGLVNALKLLQPIKDKYANVTYADLFQLASATAIEEAGGPKLPMKYGRVDVSAPEECPEEGRLPDAGPPSPASHLRDVFYRMGLNDKEIVALSGAHTLGRSRPERSGWGKPETKYTKDGPGNPGGQSWTVQWLKFDNSYFKDIKERRDEDLLVLPTDAALFEDSSFKEYAEKYAVNQDVFFKDYAEAHAKLSNLGAKFDPPEGFSIDNTPTQGQPEKFVAAKYSTGKRELSDAMKQKIRAEYEGFGGSADKPLPTNYFLNIMIVIGVLAIVTSLLGN